The DNA segment GAATTCGGAGGTGAAGGATTAAGAAAATACGATCTCATCCGTTGGAATCTTCTGGAAACAAAAATCAATGAAACCAGACAGAAACTTACCCAGTTTATGAACGGAACGGGAGCTTACACCAACGTACCGGAATATATTTTCTATAAAAAACCTGCTAGCGGCGTTGCCAATTATGCACCTGCAAAAACAGCACAGCAGAATGTTCTGGATATTGATTTCTATCTCAACGGAATTGCAAAAGCCGATGTATTCTACAGTCCTAACCAAAGTGTTGCAACACCATCAGGATATACAAAAGTAAACTGGAGGCTGGCCATGACACAATCCTACATCAGCGGAGATCCCGTGAAAAGTTATGCTTATTATTTCCAGCCGAACAGGAAGGAACTTCTGCCCATTGCAGCAGATGTAATCAACTCCAATTATAATCTTACACAGGATTACGGATATTAGAAAAAGTTTCACATTCATATCAGAAATACAGGCTTCTGCCAAAAGCGGAAGTCTGTATTTTAACTAAAAATGATTTAATGAAAAACTCCCCATTTTTTAAAAATCTGAAAGTATTTTTAATGATTCTCACAGCAATATTTAATTTTCTTTCTTTTAAAACTGCCGACCGACTGATCGTGGTTTCAAAAGACGGAAAAGGTAATTTTACTACCATTCAAAAAGCTGTGGATGCCATTGAAAACAATTCTTCCCGGAGAACAAAAATCATTATTAAAAAAGGAATTTATGAAGAAAAAATCATCATTCCTGAAACGAAAGGAGAAATTATTTTAGAAGGAGAAAATCCTAAAAATACTTTAATAACCTTTAATGATTTTGCCTCTAAAAAAAATCAGGAAGGAAAAGATATCGGAACCACAGGTTCTGCTACCCTTTTTATATATGCCGACGATTTCACAGCCAAAAATATCTCGTTTGAAAACAGTTCCGGAAAAGTGGGACAAGCTGTAGCAGTTTTAACAGCAGGTGACAGAATTGCTTTTGAAAACTGCAGGTTCCTCGGAAATCAGGACACCTTATATTTAAAAGGAGCACAGGATCTTGAAGATAAAACCCAACCTTCAAGAAATTATTTTAAAAATTGCTATATCGAAGGAACAACTGACTATATCTTCGGAGCAGGGACCGCTGTTTTTGAAACCTGCATGATCTATTCCAAAGAAACCGCAAGCTATATAACTGCAGCGTCTACCCCAAAGGAAAACAGCTTCGGGTTCGTATTTATTAATTGTAACATTGCAGGCAATGCAAAAGAACATTCCGTATACCTCGGAAGACCATGGAGACCTTTCGCCAAAACGGTTTATATCAACTGTATGCTCAATTCAACGATAAAACCTGAAGGATGGCACAACTGGAATAAACCGGATGCCGAAAAAACGGCTTTTTACGCAGAATATGATTCAAAAGGTCCAGGAGCTAATCATGTCTCAAGAGTCAGCTGGTCACATCAGCTCACCCAGACCGAAGCAAAAGAATATACCCCAGGCAATATCCTAAAAGGAAAAGATAACTGGAATTTCAAAAAAAATTTAAAATAATCCAGCCGCTCATCAGCAAATATGCTCAGTTATGACAAAAAACTTCTGCATACTTTTACTAACAGCTATTTTTTGTGGCATTTCAAATGTTGCTGAAGCCCAGAATGTCATTAGCTTTCCGGGCGCTGAAGGTTTCGGAAGATACACCACCGGAGGACGCAGCGGTAAAGTTTATTTCGTAACAAAATTAACCGACGACGGCTCCGAAGGAACTTTAAGATATGCCCTGAATCAAAAAGGTCCGAGATATATTATTTTCAAAACCGGAGGAACCATTTACCTGGAATCTCCGTTAAAAATACGGGAAGGAAATGTAACCATTGCCGGACAAACCGCTCCGGGAGACGGCATCACAGTAGCCAACTACGAAACTTTTGTAGCAGCAGACAACGTCATTATCCGGTATATTCGTTTCAGAATGGGCGATCTGAAAAACTATGAAGGTGATGCTTTAGGAGCAAGGTTTATTAAAAACTTAATCGTTGACCACTGTTCCATGAGCTGGTCTACCGACGAAACAGTTTCGATCTATGCCAATGAAAACACAACGCTTCAATGGTGTATCGTTGCGGAAAGCCTCAGAAATTCAGTACATCAGAAAGGTGCTCACGGATATGGTGGTATTGCAGGCGGGAAATTTGCGTCTTTTCATCATAATGTTTATGCCCATCATGACAGCAGAAATCCCAGACTGGGAGAATACGCAGGAAGCAAATTTGCTTTAACAGACCTTACCGACTTCAGAAATAATGTCATTTACAACTGGGGACACAACAGCCTGTATGGCGGCGAAGGAATGAATGTGAATATCGTCAATAATTATTATAAGCCAGGTCCGGCCACAATGACGAGAAAAAGAATTGCTGCCATCGATAAAAATGAAAAGCCGGAAGCAGAAGTGTATAATATCTGGGGAAAATACTATATAAATGGAAATGTGATGGAAGGCATTCCGGAAGTCACCGAAGACAACTGGACAGAAGGCGTATTCAGCCAGATGAACCGTTACAACTTAACAGACGAAGACAAAAATACAATCAGAATAATCCGTCCACATAATATATCGAATAATGTAAAAACCCACTCTTCAAAAGAAGCTTATGACAGGATCTTGAAAATTGGAGGATCGAGTCTTGTAAGAGATATCATTGATCTTCAGATTTTAAAAGATATTAAAAACGGAAGTTTTACACATCAGGGTTCAAAAGGAAGTACAAACGGAATTATAGATTCCCAGAAAGATGCAGGCGGATTTCCGGATCTGAAAACCGGACAGCCGATTATTGATTCAGATATGGACGGAATGCCCGATGAATGGGAAATCAGAAACAAACTGGATCCCAAAACATACAATGCCAACGGAAGAGATTTAGATAAAAACTACGATAACATTGAAATGTATTTTAATGATATTGTACAAAGCATAACCGAAGCACAAAATTAATGTCCATAAAAACTAAAGTGTAATCAATTTAAAATATTAAAAAAGAATGAATTTTATTCAGAATCATATTAAAATTTACGCCATTACCGCTTTATGTTCAGGAATTTTCTTCTCATGCGCTCAAAAAGCCTTACACAATTCCGGTGAAGCAAAAACAGTAACCACAACAGAAAAAATCCCGGTTGATCTTCCGTGGTCACAGCGAATGCTTCTTTCCGAAATGAAAAGATTTCCCGAAGCCTGGATGCTTGATTATAACAAAACTCCGAAATGGAGCTATCCTACCGCTATCGTCCTGGAAGGTGCCGAAAGAATATTTGAAAAAACCGGCAATCAAGAATATTATCAATACATTTCTACGTTTGGAGAAACCATGATAAAAGAAGACGGAAGTATTCTTTCATACGATCTTTCAAAATACAATATCGACATGCTGAACTGCGGCAACGTTCTTTTGTATTTATACCAGAAAGAAAAGAAAGAGAAATATCTGACAGCATTACAGACCCTCCGTTCTCAGATTGACGGACAGCCGAGAACTTCAGAAGGAGGCTTCTGGCACAAAAAAATTTACCCTAATCAGATGTGGCTGGATGGATTGTACATGGGTGAGCCATTCTATGCTCATTATACCAACATATTCAGCAAAGGTGCGGATGCAGAAAAAGCGTATAACGACATCGTGAATCAGTTTGATCTTATCCAGAAACATCTGCTCGACAAAAAAACAGGGCTACTCTATCATGCATGGGATGAAAGCAGAGAACAACAGTGGGCCGATAAGAAAACCGGACTTTCCCCGAACTTCTGGTCCAGAGCAATGGGTTGGTACGGTATGGCAATCGTTGATGTATTAGATTACCTTCCACAAAATCATCCCGGAAGAGTAAGATTGCTTTCTTATTTAAAATCATATTGTGACGCTGTCATTAAAGTTCAGGATCGCGAAACAGGATTGTGGTATCAGGTTTTGGATAAAGGCGGCGAAAAAGGAAATTATCTGGAAGCTACCGGTTCATCCATGTTTGTTTACACCATGATGAAATCCGTTAACAAAAATTATCTTCCGAAATCCTATAAAAAATTTGCTAAAAAAGGGTACGAAGGCATTCTTAAAAATTTAATTACTGTCGATGAAAACGGAATGGTAAATCTAAACAGATGCTGCGCCGTTGCCGGTCTTGGAGGAAATCCATACCGAAGCGGTTCCTACGAATATTATATTAACGAAGAAATCCGGTCCAACGATCCGAAAGGAACCGGACCATTCATTCTGGCAAGTCTGGAATTTGAAAAGTAATTTGTTAAACAGTTTGCGCTCCCTGTGTTAAATAAAGACAGATTAAATCTGATTATGAAGACAAAAAAAATTTTAAATATACTTTCAGTCACTGTTTTTTCGATAGCATCGAATTATCTGAATGCACAGGAAAAAAAATATGTTTCCGAAGTGTGGACGGCTGATCTGGGAAAAAACTATAAAAACCCTATTCTCCACGCAGATTACTCAGATCCGGATGTAATTCGTGTCGGTAACGATTACTATATGACCGCTTCAAGCTTTAACGAAGCCCCAGGATTACCCATTCTTCATTCCAAGGATATGGTCAACTGGAATCTGGTCAATTATGCCGTTGAAGATGTTTTGCCCGCCAAACATTTCTCCGTTCCGAAAAGAGGCGACGGAATCTGGGCACCAAGCATGCGTTTTCATAAAGGTGAATTTTATATTTACTGGGGTGACCCGGATTTCGGGATTTACATGGTTAAAACCAAAGATCCGCTGAAAAAATGGGAAAAACCTGTTTTAGTTATGGAAGGAAAAGGCCTGATTGACGCCTGTCCGTTCTGGGACGAAGATGGCAATGCTTATCTGGTTCACGGATGGGCGGGAAGCCGTGCCGGAGTGAAAAGCATATTAACCTTAAATACTATGAATCCGGAAGGAACAAAAGTTTTGGACAAAGGCATTCATATCTTTGACGGCCACGACAAGCACCCAACCGTAGAAGGTCCGAAAATGTACAAAAGAAACGGTTATTACTATGTTTTTGCTCCGGCCGGCGGGGTGGCTACAGGTTGGCAGCTGGTACTACGGTCGAAAAATATTTATGGTCCTTACGAAGAAAAAATTGTTCTTGAACAGGGATCTTCAAAAATCAACGGGCCTCATCAGGGAGCCTGGGTAGATACGCCTTCCGGAGAAGATTGGTTTTATCATTTTCAGGATGTGGACACCTATGGAAGAATTATTCATCTCCAGCCGATGAAATGGGAAAAAGACTGGCCTGCAATCGGAAAAGACACCAATAAAAATGGAATCGGAGAACCTGTTTTAACCTATAAAAAACCAAATGTAGGGCAATCTTATCCTATTGTTACTCCTTCGGAAACAGATGAATTTGATGGTGAAAAATTAGGTCTGCAATGGCAATGGAGCGCCAATGAAAACATTGTGTGGTCTTCAAAACTGCCGGGACAGAAATTTTTAAGATTATTTTCCATAAAAGTTCCCGAAGGAGAAAAAAATCTCTGGAATGTCCCGAATTTATTAACCCAGAAATTCCCGGCTCCAAATTTTACAGCATCAACGAAAGTAAAACTAATTCCTGAAGAAGCTAAAGAAGGAAAAACTGCAGGATTATTGATTATGGGAACCGATCATGCTTCCCTTGTTATCACCAATAAACCGGACGGATTTTACATCCAACTGAGAAAAGCTGAAAAAGCAGAGAAAGGCGGCGAGGAAAAAATTTTAGATGAAACAAAGTTAAACGGAAACGAAGCCTATTTAAAAGTACATGTGAGCGAACCGAATGGTTTATGCCAGTTCAGCTATAGTGAAAACGGAAAAAGCTTTACAAAAATAGGAGAAGTTTTTCAGGCAAAACCCGGAAAATGGATCGGTGCAAAAGTCGGTTTGTACAGCTTAAGTAGCGCTAAGGCACCACGCGGCGGCTATGCCGATTTCGACTGGTTCAGAATAACTAAAAATTAAAATTGTTAAATCGCACTGGAAATTTGTCGAAAAATCTTTGATTTTGCGCCTTTGGATTTACAATATAAATATTTTATAATAAATGAATAACAAAATTTTTTATATAGTTTCATTTTTATTAGTCGTTTTGCTGTTGTCAGGATGCAGTTCACAGAGCAGCGTTCAGAAAACAACGGCAAAACGCGATAAAAAAGTTACCCATATTTACCTCATCGGCGATTCTACCATGGCAGATTATACGGGAGATTATGAACCGGGAAAAGATTATATGAAAGTACGCTATCCGATTACCGGTTGGGGGCAGGTTTTTCAGCCCTTCTTCGTAAAAGACAACTTGGTGAGTTTGAAGCCCGGTATTACAGCAGATTCTGTGGCAGTGATCGACAGGGCGCATGGCGGAAGAAGCACAAGAACTTTTTTTCAGGAAGGAAGATGGAGATATGTCTATGAACACCTGAAACCCGGAGATTATGTCCTAATGCAGTTTGGTCACAACGACAGTTCGGAAAAGCATACGGAGCGATATGTAAATATTGAAGGATATAAAGAATTTTTAAGATTATTTGTTACTCAGACAAAACAAAAAGGGGCCAATCCCATTATTTTGACACCGGTTGCCAGAAATTATCCGTGGAAGGATGGAAAACTCCAAAATGTTCATGGTGAATACTGGCAGGCTCCGATTGATGTAGCGATGGAAATGAACGTTCCGTACATCGATTTAAATAAATTATCTATGGAATACTTTACCCGTAAGGGAGAGGATTTCACCACGAATCATTACTTTATGAATTTACCTGAAAATACCTATGAAGCTTATCCGAAAGGGCAGAAAGACAATACCCATTTTCAGCCGGAAGGTGCAAAAGCGGTTGCTTCGCTCGTTTATCAGGAATTTAAAAAAATAATTACAACTCAAAAAAAATAAAATGAAGAAGTCTTTAAAAATGATCGGTTTGGCGGCAGCCTTACTATTTTCAGGCCAGATATCTGCCCAAAACCTGGATATTTATAAAAATATTGAGTTTAAAATGCCTCAGGTAAAGGAAACCTCATTTCCTGCCAATACGGTTTCTATTACCCAGTTCGGAGGAATTTCCGGAGGCACTGTAAAAAATACGGAGGCTTTCAGAAAAGCTATTGATGAATTAAGCAAAAAAGGCGGCGGTAAATTAGTTGTGCCGAGAGGAATGTGGCTTACAGGACCGATTGTGCTTAAAAGCAATATTAACCTTCATGTGGAAGAAGGCGCATTCATTATTTTCAGTAAAGATAAAAACGATTATCCTTTGGTGGACGTAAGCTTTGAAGGGCTAAACACCATTCGCTGCCAGTCTCCTATTTCAGCAAACAATGCGACGAACATCGCCATTACAGGAAAAGGCGTGATCGACGGAAGCGGTGACGCATGGAGAGCCATTAAAAAAAGTAAAGTTTCCGAATCTCAATGGAAAGACATCGTAAAATCCGGCGGCGTTCTGTCTGCGGACGGCAAAAACTGGTATCCTTCGGAAAGCTATAAAAAAGGACTGGAAAGCAGCTCTAATTTTAATGTTCCGGATAAAATTTCCAAAGATGAATTAATTACCGTAAAAGATTTTCTCAGACCGGTAATGGTAAGCTTAGTTGGCTGCGACAAAGTCCTGCTGGACGGGCCGACTTTCCAGAATTCTCCGGCATGGAATCTCCATCCTCTGATGTGCTCCAATGTTATTCTAAGAAATCTTACGGTCAGGAATCCGTGGTTTTCCCAGAACGGAGACGGTGTAGATTTAGAATCATGTAAAAATGTTTTAATTTACGATAATACGTTTGATGTTGGTGATGATGCGATCTGCATCAAATCCGGAAAAGATGAAGACGGAAGAAAAAGAGGAATGCCTACTGAAAATGTCATTATTAAAAATAATGTGGTGTATCATGGTCACGGAGGGTTTGTGATAGGAAGCGAGATGTCCGGCGGCGCAAGAAATATTCATGTTTCCGATTGTACTTTTATCGGTACCGATATCGGCCTGCGTTTCAAAACAACCCGAGGAAGAGGCGGAATTGTGGAGAATATTTACATTAAAAATATCGATATGATCAACATCCCGACACAGACGATCGGCTTCAATATGTTCTACGAAGGCGCATCTCCTGTGCTGGAAGACGGGCAGACAAAGGAAGAAAACAAGACCCCTGAAAAAGTTTTTCCGGTAACGGAAAAAACACCGGTATTCAGAAATATTTTCTTTAAAAATATCAATGCCGTGAATTCTGATGAAGCCATAACTTTATTCGGGCTTGCGGAAATGAACCTTAAAAATATTGTAATTGAAGATTCGCAGTTTGATACCCGGAAAGCATTAACCATTGCAGACGCAGACGGAATTCAACTTAAAAATGTAAAGCTGAAATATACCGAAGGAACAGGTGCAACAATTTACAACAGTAAAAACATCAACCTTTCAACGGTGAAATTTGAATCAGCAAACAAACCTTACGTAAAAGTTTTAGGAAATAAAACCGGAGCAGTCCTGCTGCCGAAAGAAATTGGGTCTGACAGGAGTTTACTTTCTGTGGGTGCAGATGTAGCGAAAAATGCAGTTAAATAATTAATTAAATAGTATAAAAACTCCACAAGCGGATGATTTTTAGCATAAAACATACTTATATTTCTATTTTTTTAATGGGGACCATGGCATTCGGACAGGTAAAACGGCCGAATGCCACTCCTTATACCAACGAAATTACGTTTGAAAAACTTAAAAAGAAATATTCTTTTTTAACCCCGATTGAAAGACCGGTTCCTCAAAATGTCATTATTGATAAAGACGTAGAATACAAGAATATCAACGGAATTTCTTTAAAAGCAGATATTTATTATCCCAAAGATCTATCTAAAAAATATCCCGGAATTGCAATGGTTCACGGCGGCGGATGGATTTCTGGAAGCAAGGAAAATGAAAAATACATGGCCATGGAGCTCGCTTCAAAAGGATATGTTGTGATTGCGATTGGCTACCGTTTGGCAGATGTCGCAAAATTTCCTGCCGGTGTGGAAGATATCGAAACCGGAATTCAATGGCTGAAGAAAAATCATAAAAAATATGCTTTAGATAAAAAGAAAATAGCAGTGTACGGAGAGTCTGCGGGAGCACAAATGGCCACCTTGGTAGGTGTAAAATCAAAGAATAAAATCCAGGCCATCGTGAATGTTGACGGAATTGTTTCATTTATTCATCCTGAAGCTGAAGAAAGTACCTACGCAGCGTACTGGCTGGATGGCGACCGAGATGTTAATTTGAAAAACTGGACAACCGCTTCACCTCTAAAGTATGTTGATAAAAATACACCTCCTACCCTTTTTATTAACAGTTCGCAACCCCGGTTTCATGCTGGCAGAGACGATATGATGAATAAATTAAGAAATTATAATATTCAGACAGAATTCCATGAGATTAAGGATTCGCCGCACTCTTTCTGGTCAGCAGAACCCTGGTTTACGGAAACCCTGAATCTTACCGCTGCTTTTTTAGATAAAGTTTTGAAATTATAATTTTAACACAAAGGAGTTAATTTAATTAAAAAAATATTTTAGTGAGCAAAAACGAATCAATAAGTTGATTTTATGAAGCTATCGTCATCGCTTCGCGCAGCAAATTTATTTGTCCTTGCTATCTAAAAATCAGGTAATATAAAACAAATCTTGCGTCAGAAAATAATAAATCAGTTTATGAAAAAATTATTTTTAATTCTCCTTGTCTCAATGGCAAATTTTCTTTTTGCCGGAAATGGTCCTTATATAAAAATCATCGTTGCCAAAGACGGAAGCGGCGATTTTACATCCATTCAGAAAGCCATCAATTCCGTAAGAGATCTTGGTCCGGCAGAAGCACTGATTTATATAAAATCAGGAACATATAATGAAAAAGTGGTCATTTCATCTTCAAAACATAAAATCACGTTAGAAGGTGAAAATAAAGACAATACAATGATCACCAACAATGATTTCTCAGGAAAACAGGATTCGTTCAATGAAAAAATGACGACATTCAATTCTTATACGTTGCTGGTGATGGGTGATGACATACAAATAAGCAATCTAACGATTCAGAATTCTTCATGCAATGAAGGACAGGCAGTTGCACTCCATGTGGAAGGCGACCGTTTTATCATCAAAAATTCAAATATTCTAGGGTGTCAGGATACGGTATATTGTGCAACAAATCACAGCAGGCAGTATTTTGAAAACTGTTTTATAGAAGGTACTACCGATTTTATTTTCGGGCAGGCAACAGCGGTTTTTAAAAACTGTACCATTAAAAGTTTAGCTGACTCTTATATCACAGCTGCTGCAACGGAAAAAGACAGGAAATATGGTTTTGTTTTCTTTGATTGCAGGCTTATCGCAAAAGAAGGTGTTACAAAAGTTTTTCTTGGAAGACCCTGGAGACCTTACGCCAAAACGGTTTTCATCAATACCGAAATGGGAGGTCATATTGTTTCTGAAGGCTGGAACCCGTGGAAAGGAGACCAGATGTTTCCCGATAAAGAAAAAACGGCTTATTACGCAGAGTTCGGAAGCAAAGGCGCAGGCGGTAATACCTCAAATCGGGTAAACTGGTCGCATCAGCTGACTAAAAAAGATATGAAAAATTATACCCTGGAAAAGATTTTTAGTGGTTGGAACCCCATCATGAGTAATGAGTAATAAAATATAATTCTTAATTGCCTTAACCAATTAAATTTATCTTAAAATGAAAAAAATATTTTTACTGTTTAGCATAGTAATTTCAACATTCATCCTGGCTCAGAAAAAGCCGACTTTATTCCTTATCGGTGATTCTACCATGGCTAATAAAGAAAATCCGGATAAAAATCCCGAACATGGATGGGGACAGGTTTTAAACCAATTTTTTACAACAGGTATCGAAATCCAGAACCATGCGATGAACGGAAGAAGTTCTAAAAGTTTCTGGACGGAAGGACGATGGGCTGCCATTGAAAAACAGCTGAAAAAGGGAGATTTTGTCATTATCCAGTTCGGGCATAATGATCAGAAGGTGAAAGACTCTACAAAATTTACCAATCCGTACACGCAATACAGGGCCAACCTGGAGAGATACGTAAAGGAAACAAGAGCAAAAGGAGCCATTCCTATTTTAATGACTTCTATTGTACGAAGAAATTTTAACGAAAACGGCGTATTGATAGATACCCACAAAGAATATCCTTTGGTGGTAAGAATGGTTGCCAATGATCTGAATGTTCCTTTCGTAGATATGCAGCTGCTTACAGAACAGCTTGAAATTACCTATGGTCCCGAAAATTCAAAAAAACTACATCTCCATTTTAAGGAAGGTGAAGAGCCGTATTATCCCAAAGGAAAAGACGACGATACCCATTTGTCTAAGCTGGGCGCAGATCTTGAAGCGAAACTTGCCGCTGACTCTTTGAAAAAATTGAAAACCGGACTGGAAAAATTTATCAAATAATATCAATAAAAATATCTGAAATGAATTTTAAAAAAGAGCCTTTTTTCGATGGCAATTCCGAATGGGAAAACCTGGGAGCCGGCGTTTCAAGACAATTTGTGGGCTACAATTCACAGATCATGATGGTGATTGTAAAATTTGAAAAAGAGGCAGTAGGCGCTTTACATCAGCATTTTCACTCGCAAATCACCTATGTTGCTTCGGGAATATTTGAAGTTGAAGTAGACGGTGAAACAAAAATACTGAAAGCTGGTGACGGATTCTTTGCCCAACCCAATATTTTTCATGGGGTAAGATGTCTTGAAAAAGGACAATTGATTGATGCTTTCGCGCCTTTCAGAGAAGATTTTATTAAATAAAAATTACCGGGCACTGCTATCGTTTACAGAGTAGTTCATCTGTTAATTCAACACTATTTTTATATCGTTTCAAACCGCAACAAATATTATTTTTAAATACATAATATGCAACCGATTGAACAATATAAATAATCAACATTATAATTATATAAATATTGATAGTTTAAAATATAAAACAATTAAATATTAAATTAATAATTTTGATTTGAATCAACAACAAATAATTATTACTATGAAAACAAAAACAAAAGCTGCCATTCTCACGGCAGCCCTGAGCTCAATTTTTGCTTTAACAGGCTGCGGACAGGAAGATCCAAAATCCGACCTGGCGAATAATCCGAATGAAATAAAAAATGAAATGTCCGTAAACGCCATTGTCCCATTGGCAAACTGTGTTGCTCCGGGATGGGCTTCCCAAAACGGCGGAACAACCGGTGGTGGAACCGCTGCGGAAACAACGGTGTCAACTTATGCTCAGTTAAAATCGGCAATTGAAAATACGGCTGTAAAAGTCATTAAAGTTACCGGAACCATAACGATTA comes from the Chryseobacterium nepalense genome and includes:
- a CDS encoding pectinesterase family protein; the protein is MKKLFLILLVSMANFLFAGNGPYIKIIVAKDGSGDFTSIQKAINSVRDLGPAEALIYIKSGTYNEKVVISSSKHKITLEGENKDNTMITNNDFSGKQDSFNEKMTTFNSYTLLVMGDDIQISNLTIQNSSCNEGQAVALHVEGDRFIIKNSNILGCQDTVYCATNHSRQYFENCFIEGTTDFIFGQATAVFKNCTIKSLADSYITAAATEKDRKYGFVFFDCRLIAKEGVTKVFLGRPWRPYAKTVFINTEMGGHIVSEGWNPWKGDQMFPDKEKTAYYAEFGSKGAGGNTSNRVNWSHQLTKKDMKNYTLEKIFSGWNPIMSNE
- a CDS encoding rhamnogalacturonan acetylesterase → MKKIFLLFSIVISTFILAQKKPTLFLIGDSTMANKENPDKNPEHGWGQVLNQFFTTGIEIQNHAMNGRSSKSFWTEGRWAAIEKQLKKGDFVIIQFGHNDQKVKDSTKFTNPYTQYRANLERYVKETRAKGAIPILMTSIVRRNFNENGVLIDTHKEYPLVVRMVANDLNVPFVDMQLLTEQLEITYGPENSKKLHLHFKEGEEPYYPKGKDDDTHLSKLGADLEAKLAADSLKKLKTGLEKFIK
- a CDS encoding cupin domain-containing protein yields the protein MNFKKEPFFDGNSEWENLGAGVSRQFVGYNSQIMMVIVKFEKEAVGALHQHFHSQITYVASGIFEVEVDGETKILKAGDGFFAQPNIFHGVRCLEKGQLIDAFAPFREDFIK